The Solanum lycopersicum chromosome 6, SLM_r2.1 genome has a window encoding:
- the LOC101260824 gene encoding WEB family protein At2g38370-like — MAETKKIINPRVEIDTSPPFESVKEAVDHFGGSGPWIPHHLLRLPPPDNDSEVVDVGKMEEQAVKFEKDLIVKEQEALNVLREVEEAKRFVEGLKVNLMQEVSEFVSSPGVHPENQIPNLNELSAENLSLCPLQSPGHVLMELNRAKLDLNKMSTDLTVIRSSVETLNKKMKKEKVILDRSSQMKSLDSAAGFSIEEKNTMNNELLQLSFEADQFKKMAEASRYEVMKAMSEIERTKASIRMAEMRLHAAKKMEEAAKAVEAIAFAERKALLNGKKSSTVVQHTTEGITISYEEYYALARKAQQAEELCKTKFVDTNTMHRTNEANQSEVSITKKMEETTKEIRHNRSTLEEALDNEDGTQRSRLIEQDGFYRERSEHTQLHYSGHNTSVKSKFRNPQSSLTSHGNPRLADDNEADNVNDKSVPVFRSSISIGDILSRKLILRDDHIVVGKHMESHTERKHVSFSQMLREQSGIILNPTKAMKEGDVHKQFITHKKKFGFIQVPLPRQNKKKTQPLNMR; from the exons ATGGCTGAAACTAAGAAAATAATCAATCCAAGAGTGGAAATTGATACATCTCCGCCTTTCGAGTCAGTTAAAGAAGCTGTCGATCATTTTGGGGGCAGTGGCCCTTGGATTCCCCATCACTTGCTCCGTTTACCACCTCCCGAC AATGATTCTGAAGTTGTAGACGTGGGGAAAATGGAGGAGCAAGCAGTAAAATTTGAGAAAGATTTGATTGTGAAGGAACAAGAAGCCCTCAATGTCTTGAGAGAAGTGGAAGAAGCTAAAAGATTTGTAGAAGGATTGAAAGTAAATTTGATGCAAGAAGTTTCTGAGTTTGTGTCCAGTCCCGGTGTACATCCGGAGAACCAAATTCCAAATCTTAATGAGCTGTCAGCAGAAAACTTAAGTCTATGCCCTCTTCAGTCCCCAGGGCATGTACTAATGGAATTAAACCGAGCAAAATTAGACCTTAACAAGATGTCGACAGACCTTACTGTGATTAGATCTTCTGTTGAGACTCtgaataagaaaatgaagaaagaaaaggtAATTCTTGACAGAAGCAGTCAGATGAAATCCCTTGATTCAGCAGCAGGGTTCTCCATTGAGGAAAAAAACACTATGAACAACGAGCTCCTGCAGTTGAGCTTTGAAGCAGACCAATTCAAGAAAATGGCAGAAGCTTCAAGGTATGAGGTGATGAAAGCGATGTCAGAGATTGAACGAACAAAGGCGAGTATTAGAATGGCTGAAATGAGATTACATGCAGCCAAAAAGATGGAAGAAGCAGCTAAAGCTGTGGAAGCAATTGCTTTTGCGGAACGAAAGGCTTTACTAAATGGAAAGAAGTCTTCAACTGTTGTTCAGCACACAACTGAGGGCATCACAATTTCATATGAAGAATATTATGCTCTTGCCCGAAAAGCACAGCAAGCTGAAGAGCTATGCAAAACAAAATTTGTAGACACAAACACTATGCACAGAACTAATGAAGCAAACCAATCTGAGGTGTCTATTACAAAGAAGATGGAGGAGACTACCAAAGAAATTAGACACAACCGGAGTACTCTAGAAGAGGCTTTGGACAACGAAGATGGTACTCAAAGAAGTCGTCTTATTGAACAAGATGGTTTCTACAGGGAGAGATCAGAACACACTCAATTGCATTACTCGGGGCATAATACCTCAGTCAAATCTAAGTTCAGAAACCCTCAGTCATCTCTCACTAGTCATGGGAACCCTCGGCTAGCTGATGACAACGAAGCAGACAATGTCAATGACAAGTCAGTCCCAGTCTTTCGATCATCAATATCAATTGGAGACATACTAAGTAGGAAGCTGATTTTGCGAGATGATCATATTGTCGTGGGTAAGCATATGGAAAGCCACACCGAAAGAAAGCACGTGTCGTTTAGCCAAATGTTGAGGGAACAGAGTGGGATCATATTGAATCCCACAAAAGCTATGAAAGAAGGGGATGTACACAAGCAGTTTATTACACATAAGAAGAAGTTTGGTTTCATCCAAGTACCACTTCCCAGACAGAATAAGAAAAAGACACAGCCTTTGAACATGAGATGA
- the LOC104647946 gene encoding uncharacterized protein, producing MVSGDNNSRSHHHSADFLLIKQDDKFFSRLLSKETSAKGGGVGESSFRYYYCGGSSGSIPFVWESQPGTPKHKFSDISLPPLTPPPSYQTNAPLPKQSKSNKFFFSIFPKIIPTTKVITTSPSVSSMNYNSNRRNYRSRSEIDQIQIPSSPTSTLCFGSRMRNSKRFRLNSKNVKKAFSTFVGN from the coding sequence ATGGTGAGTGGTGATAATAATAGTAGATCTCATCATCATTCTGCAGATTTTCTACTAATCAAACAAGATGACAAGTTCTTCTCAAGGCTTTTGTCTAAGGAAACTAGTGCTAAAGGAGGAGGAGTTGGTGAGTCTTCTTTTAGGTATTATTACTGTGGTGGATCTTCTGGTTCAATTCCATTTGTATGGGAATCTCAACCAGGTACTCCTAAACACAAATTCTCTGATATTTCTCTTCCTCCTCTCACTCCTCCACCTTCCTATCAAACGAATGCTCCATTGCCTAAACAATCAAAATCTAATAAattcttcttttcaattttcCCTAAAATCATTCCCACCACAAAGGTAATCACTACCTCTCCTTCGGTTTCATCGATGAATTATAATTCAAACAGAAGAAATTACCGTTCCAGATCAGAAATTGATCAGATCCAGATCCCTTCTTCACCAACTTCAACACTCTGTTTTGGAAGCAGAATGAGGAATTCAAAGCGTTTTCGACTCAATTCTAAGAATGTGAAGAAGGCATTTTCAACTTTCGTTGgtaattaa